A window of Trueperaceae bacterium genomic DNA:
CTTCATGGCGCGGCGGAACGCGAAGCGCCGCTCGAGCTGCTCGGCGATGCGCTGGGCGACGAGCGTGGCGTTCGTGTTCGGGTTCGGGACCTCCTGCACGTTCACGGCGACGTTGCCGCCGATGAACTTGCCGAGCTTCGCGCGCAGCGACTTGATCGACTCGCCGCCGCGGCCGATGACGACGCCGGGCTTGGCGGTGTGGATCGTGACGTTGACGTTGTGGGCCGCGCGCTCGATCTCGATGCGCGAGATGCCCGAGTGGCCGACGTCCTCGGTCACGACCTGCCTGATCTTCTCGTCCTCGGCCAGCAGCTTCGGGTAGTCCTTCGCGCTGGCGTACCAGTGGGCGGACGGCTGCTTGTTCACGCCGAGGCGGAAGCCGACAGGATTGATCTTATTTCCCACTGCGTTCCTCCAGGGTGATCGACACGTGGCAGGTCCGCTTCCGCACGAGGTCGGCTCGTCCGCGGGCGCGCGGCATGGCGCGCTTCAGCGTGGGCCCGTCCCCGACCTGGATCTCCTTCACGAACAGCCTGTCGTCGAACATGTCGTGGTTGTTCACGGCGTTCGCGCGGGCGCTCTTGAGGAGCTTCAGGAGCGGCTCGGCGGCGCGCTTGTCGGTGTACTTGAGGATCGCCTCGGCCTGCGCGACGTCCTTGCCGCGGATCAGGTCCGCGACGAGGCGCGTCTTGCGTGGCGTGACGCGCAGCATCCTCAGCGACGCCTTGGCCTGCGGCACGGTCACTCCTTGCGGTTCCCGCCGTGGCCGCGGAACGTGCGGGTGGGCGAGAACTCGCCGAGCTTGTGGCCGACCATCGTCTCCTGCACGAACACGGGCACGTGCTGCCGGCCGTTGTAGACGCCGATCGTGTGCCCGACCATCTCGGGGACGATGGTGGAGCGCCGGCTCCAGGTCTTGATGACGCGCCTGTCGCCGGAGGCGTTGGC
This region includes:
- the rplV gene encoding 50S ribosomal protein L22 → MLRVTPRKTRLVADLIRGKDVAQAEAILKYTDKRAAEPLLKLLKSARANAVNNHDMFDDRLFVKEIQVGDGPTLKRAMPRARGRADLVRKRTCHVSITLEERSGK
- the rpsC gene encoding 30S ribosomal protein S3 encodes the protein MGNKINPVGFRLGVNKQPSAHWYASAKDYPKLLAEDEKIRQVVTEDVGHSGISRIEIERAAHNVNVTIHTAKPGVVIGRGGESIKSLRAKLGKFIGGNVAVNVQEVPNPNTNATLVAQRIAEQLERRFAFRRAMKQAVQRTMESGARGVKVRCSGRLGGAEQARPEWYAEGRVPLQTLRADIDYGTAEANTTYGVIGVKAWVFHGEIVGDKQRRAAVVPRPKTDDDKKKRRRPQARRRDGRGRDARPRARRD
- the rpsS gene encoding 30S ribosomal protein S19, which produces MARSLKKGPFVDEHLLKKIDAANASGDRRVIKTWSRRSTIVPEMVGHTIGVYNGRQHVPVFVQETMVGHKLGEFSPTRTFRGHGGNRKE